In Nostoc sp. GT001, a genomic segment contains:
- the recN gene encoding DNA repair protein RecN, whose amino-acid sequence MLLCLRIENFALIDQLELEFGAGLNVLTGETDAGKSIILDAIDAALGGKVSSRVIRTGTSRAMVEATFTSNAPLAAWLTEQEIDLLDENSVVISREITATASNVRSRSRVNGVLVNRQIMGGMRDRLVEITAQGQTVQVGQSAQVRDWLDLYGGDSLMQQRHKVATNFSAYQQAHLALEKRRTSERERLQQLDLLTYQVQELGAANLGEPNELEQLGQERERLNHVVDLQQMSYKVYQALYQNDHETPAAADLLGDSEATLNNMVEYDTQLQYLLELVRDAQAAVMEVGRQINAYGDGLEADPQRLEEVEERIQELKQICRKYGPTLTEAIAYYQRIQAELAQLNDSEQSIESLEQQEKACFEKLTQASNQLTQLRSKAAANLESRLMAELKPLAMEKVKFMVEILPAFPTAMGADKITFTFSSNPGEPLQPLTEVASGGEMSRFLLALKACFSQVDVAGTMVFDEIDVGVSGRVAQAIAEKLYQLSQRNQVLCVTHQPLVAAMADRHFRVDKQTINQGKGKKANNDNAEQRTVVRVTTLDNLNTRREELAQLAGGKSATDAIAFAESLLLQAANHRRGKHT is encoded by the coding sequence ATGTTGCTTTGCCTGCGAATTGAAAACTTTGCCCTAATTGACCAACTGGAATTAGAATTTGGCGCGGGACTAAATGTGTTGACAGGTGAAACCGACGCTGGAAAATCTATTATCTTGGATGCAATTGATGCCGCTTTGGGCGGTAAAGTCTCTAGTAGAGTTATTCGCACGGGGACTAGTCGGGCGATGGTTGAAGCTACTTTCACATCAAACGCACCCCTAGCGGCTTGGTTGACTGAACAAGAAATAGATTTACTTGATGAAAATTCTGTAGTCATTAGCCGAGAAATTACAGCCACTGCAAGTAATGTCCGTAGTCGATCGCGGGTAAATGGTGTGTTAGTAAATCGGCAGATCATGGGAGGAATGCGCGATCGCTTGGTGGAAATTACCGCCCAAGGTCAAACGGTGCAAGTGGGACAATCTGCCCAAGTCCGCGACTGGTTAGATTTGTATGGGGGCGACTCCCTAATGCAGCAGCGCCATAAAGTCGCCACGAATTTCAGCGCTTATCAACAGGCGCATTTAGCACTAGAAAAACGCCGGACATCGGAACGGGAACGATTGCAACAACTCGACTTGCTTACTTATCAAGTGCAGGAATTGGGAGCAGCGAATCTGGGCGAACCTAATGAATTGGAACAGTTGGGACAAGAACGGGAACGCCTGAATCATGTTGTTGATTTACAACAAATGAGTTACAAGGTTTATCAGGCTTTGTATCAAAACGATCATGAAACCCCTGCCGCAGCAGATTTATTGGGAGATAGTGAGGCGACACTAAATAACATGGTGGAATACGATACCCAACTACAATATCTGTTGGAATTGGTACGGGACGCACAAGCTGCGGTAATGGAAGTTGGAAGGCAAATTAATGCTTATGGGGACGGTTTGGAAGCAGATCCGCAGCGGTTGGAAGAGGTGGAAGAACGAATTCAGGAGTTAAAGCAAATTTGCCGCAAGTATGGACCGACACTTACAGAAGCGATCGCTTACTACCAACGTATCCAAGCAGAATTAGCCCAACTTAACGACAGCGAACAATCTATCGAAAGTCTGGAACAGCAAGAAAAGGCGTGTTTTGAGAAACTTACCCAAGCAAGTAATCAGTTAACTCAATTGCGGAGTAAGGCGGCGGCTAATTTAGAATCACGTTTGATGGCTGAACTCAAGCCCCTAGCGATGGAAAAGGTGAAGTTTATGGTTGAAATATTACCAGCTTTCCCAACTGCGATGGGAGCAGATAAAATTACCTTTACATTTAGCTCCAACCCTGGAGAACCACTACAACCGTTAACAGAAGTTGCCTCTGGCGGGGAAATGAGCCGCTTTTTACTGGCTTTAAAAGCTTGTTTTTCCCAGGTTGACGTAGCTGGAACAATGGTGTTTGATGAAATTGATGTTGGGGTTTCGGGAAGGGTAGCCCAAGCGATCGCAGAAAAATTATACCAGCTAAGTCAACGTAACCAAGTCTTATGTGTTACGCATCAACCTTTAGTTGCGGCAATGGCCGATCGGCATTTTCGTGTAGATAAGCAAACTATCAATCAAGGCAAAGGTAAAAAAGCCAACAATGATAATGCCGAACAGCGTACCGTTGTTAGAGTTACTACCTTGGATAATTTAAACACCCGTCGGGAAGAACTAGCGCAGTTGGCTGGTGGTAAATCTGCAACTGATGCGATCGCTTTTGCAGAGTCTCTATTACTACAAGCTGCTAACCACCGTCGCGGAAAGCATACTTAA